A single genomic interval of Staphylococcus hyicus harbors:
- a CDS encoding PH domain-containing protein, whose protein sequence is MLKALMLKPSKTTLVYNIISNVLQMVYEICILSILLYLAYLFTWHILWVYVIIICLILNIIMRTVYPIISFHFYTYRIQNTVIEIHKNVWFQHYQAIKVERIQFIESVANPLARFYKLKKLKITTAGHEIALPYLTETQTNDIANFCMTVLERGEDDV, encoded by the coding sequence ATGTTGAAAGCATTGATGCTAAAACCTTCTAAAACTACACTAGTTTATAACATTATAAGCAATGTCCTTCAAATGGTATACGAGATTTGTATTTTATCTATACTGCTGTATTTAGCGTACTTATTTACATGGCATATATTATGGGTATATGTCATCATCATATGCTTAATTTTAAATATAATCATGCGTACAGTTTATCCAATCATTTCTTTCCATTTTTATACATATCGCATACAAAATACAGTTATCGAAATTCACAAAAATGTGTGGTTTCAACACTATCAAGCCATTAAAGTGGAGCGGATTCAATTTATAGAAAGTGTTGCCAATCCTTTAGCGAGATTTTACAAACTAAAAAAATTAAAAATTACAACGGCTGGTCATGAGATTGCATTACCTTATTTAACTGAGACTCAAACGAATGATATAGCGAATTTTTGTATGACTGTTTTAGAAAGGGGGGAGGATGATGTATAA
- a CDS encoding PH domain-containing protein, protein MYNPQKLHPISYITGLIEAIKQNIFVFIIFIFFQLKSFNWYDIWSYVVPGIIFSFFLISFCINIVRVYKTRYWIEDGYFIVTTGVFNLERKELHIKRIQSVDANQSVVNRIIGGVNLQLKTPSDSIELDTITKQQSERIREEVEKVKGQFSKIVQNQDDKGEPVYTEQREEDVLYTLSNKNLLYMAMTSGAILVTLATVAPIIGTFQNVINWKWLFGSVNHVFSHQVYAVMIGASAIIVLSYIIGVIITMIKFYGFTLHRRDDYLHIKFGLLNIRRMTIPITRVQAVVEDRSFIRTFLGYTAYAFIITSDHTHKEDEHSNGKVMILPFIEHRLAQQIISDITPHLQFNHVTTGLPWRGFHRRFWIVSVCLMFGAMLGHVYYSPWVWLPTMIIVGYLILHSYIAIRASGVVIHDAQMAIKQVRMFGYRTSYFKREKVIGYHQNAHPLMQKANLSHFSFLLAKGDTNEAIGLHFQDIKAVTNYRRWYINGGEHDENNA, encoded by the coding sequence ATGTATAATCCTCAAAAATTACATCCCATTTCATATATCACCGGTTTAATAGAGGCTATAAAACAAAATATTTTTGTTTTTATTATTTTTATTTTCTTTCAACTTAAAAGTTTTAATTGGTACGATATTTGGAGTTATGTTGTACCGGGTATCATTTTTTCTTTCTTTTTAATTAGTTTTTGTATAAACATTGTGCGGGTATATAAAACGCGCTATTGGATTGAAGACGGTTATTTTATTGTCACGACAGGTGTTTTTAATTTGGAACGAAAGGAATTACACATCAAACGGATTCAGTCCGTCGATGCAAATCAATCCGTTGTCAATCGAATTATTGGTGGAGTGAATTTACAGCTCAAAACCCCTAGCGACAGTATTGAATTGGATACAATCACAAAACAACAAAGTGAACGTATACGTGAAGAAGTCGAAAAAGTAAAAGGGCAATTCTCTAAAATAGTTCAAAATCAAGATGATAAAGGAGAACCGGTATACACAGAACAACGTGAGGAAGATGTCCTTTATACATTATCAAATAAAAATTTATTGTATATGGCTATGACGAGTGGTGCAATTCTTGTGACTTTAGCAACAGTAGCCCCCATAATTGGTACATTCCAAAATGTCATTAACTGGAAATGGTTGTTTGGAAGTGTGAATCATGTGTTTAGCCACCAAGTTTATGCTGTAATGATTGGTGCGAGTGCTATTATCGTTTTAAGCTATATTATCGGTGTGATAATCACGATGATTAAATTTTATGGGTTTACGCTACATCGCCGTGATGATTATTTACATATAAAATTTGGATTGCTCAATATTCGACGCATGACAATTCCTATTACGCGAGTTCAAGCAGTGGTAGAAGATCGTTCTTTTATAAGAACATTTTTGGGTTATACGGCATATGCATTTATTATTACGAGCGATCATACTCACAAAGAGGATGAACATTCAAATGGTAAAGTGATGATTTTACCATTTATTGAACATCGATTAGCACAACAAATCATTTCAGATATAACACCACACCTTCAATTTAATCATGTCACAACTGGTTTGCCATGGAGGGGCTTTCATCGCCGTTTTTGGATAGTTAGTGTATGTCTTATGTTTGGTGCAATGCTTGGTCATGTCTACTATAGTCCATGGGTTTGGTTACCTACAATGATAATTGTGGGGTATTTAATCCTTCATAGTTATATAGCGATTCGTGCCTCCGGTGTCGTAATCCATGACGCTCAAATGGCTATAAAGCAAGTGAGAATGTTTGGTTATCGCACTTCATATTTTAAACGTGAAAAGGTGATTGGTTACCATCAAAATGCGCATCCGTTGATGCAAAAAGCAAACTTGAGTCATTTTTCGTTTTTACTAGCTAAAGGGGATACGAACGAGGCGATTGGCTTGCATTTTCAGGATATAAAGGCAGTCACAAATTATCGTAGGTGGTATATTAACGGGGGTGAACATGATGAAAACAATGCATAA